The segment TCAATTATCGCCATACCAGTAGGGGTAGGCGGAGGTATTTATCTAGCTGAATATTCAAAGGGGGGGGCTTTTTCAAAATTTATTCGATTCGGAGTTAATGTTTTAGCTGGTGTTCCTTCAATAATTGCAGGTGTATTTATTTATGCCTTAATCGTTTCAACAAAAATTTTATTTGGCAGTATGTACAGTGGTTTAGCAGGTGGTATGGCTCTTTCAATATTGATGTTGCCTACAGTTATAAAAACTACTGATGAAGGTTTAAAGTTAGTACCAAATGAATTAAGGTATGCTTCTCTAGGCATAGGAGCAAGTATGTATACAACAATATTAAAAATAACTTTACCTTCAGCATTTAGATCTATTGCTACTGGTGTTGTGCTTGGAATCGCAAGAGCAGCAGGCGAAACGGCACCATTAATTTTTACTGCTTTATTCTCTTATTACTACATAACGGGATTTGGAGATTTGTTCTATGAAATGGGCTCTTTAGCGGTGCTGATATACAATTTTGCCCTTGAACCTTATGATGCGCAGAATAAACTAGCTTGGGCAGCTTCTTTTATTCTTGTTATAACAATACTGTCAGTGAATATATTTTCACGGATATTGGCCGCTTTTACTGAGAAAACCAAGAGGGTATGAAATGATTAAAAATACTAAAAAGTCGCAAAAGAATAAAATTTTAACTCTTGAGGATGTTTCTATTAGTTATGGTACTTTTGAAGCCGTAAGAAATGTTTTTTGCAATTTTAAAAGTGGAGATATAACTTCACTCATCGGCCCTTCTGGTTGCGGAAAATCAACAGTTCTTAGAGCTTTAAATAGAATGAACGATTTAATT is part of the Prochlorococcus marinus subsp. pastoris str. CCMP1986 genome and harbors:
- the pstA gene encoding phosphate ABC transporter permease PstA → MNSLYYQKKLSRNVGDKFFTSLSVFCALIAILPLIFVVTYILIKGGAQINLDLFTLEPNPPGDDLDAGGINPALIGTLIITTIASIIAIPVGVGGGIYLAEYSKGGAFSKFIRFGVNVLAGVPSIIAGVFIYALIVSTKILFGSMYSGLAGGMALSILMLPTVIKTTDEGLKLVPNELRYASLGIGASMYTTILKITLPSAFRSIATGVVLGIARAAGETAPLIFTALFSYYYITGFGDLFYEMGSLAVLIYNFALEPYDAQNKLAWAASFILVITILSVNIFSRILAAFTEKTKRV